In Serratia sp. FDAARGOS_506, a genomic segment contains:
- the raiA gene encoding ribosome-associated translation inhibitor RaiA yields the protein MTLNITSKQMDITPAIRNHVEDRLTKLEKWQTQLINPHIVLSKEPQGFVADATITTPNGPLVASAKHEDMYTAVNELIAKLERQLNKVQHKGEARRCNASMKDIVPEVTQEQE from the coding sequence ATGACATTGAACATTACCAGCAAACAAATGGATATCACTCCCGCAATCCGCAATCACGTCGAAGACCGTCTCACCAAACTGGAAAAATGGCAGACCCAGCTGATAAACCCGCATATCGTCTTATCCAAAGAACCGCAGGGGTTTGTCGCCGACGCTACCATTACCACGCCTAACGGCCCGCTGGTCGCCAGCGCCAAACATGAAGACATGTATACCGCCGTTAACGAGCTGATCGCCAAGCTGGAGCGGCAGCTGAACAAGGTGCAGCACAAAGGCGAAGCGCGCCGCTGCAATGCCAGCATGAAAGACATCGTGCCGGAAGTCACGCAAGAGCAAGAATAA
- the bamD gene encoding outer membrane protein assembly factor BamD — MTRMKYLVAAATLSLALAGCSTSKDAVPDNPPSEIYATAQQKLQDGNFKGAITQLEALDNRYPFGPYSQQVQLDLIYAYYKAADLPMAQASIDRFMRLNPTHPNIDYVMYMRGLTDMALDDSALQGFFGVDRSDRDPQHARAAFRDFSQLIQQYPNSQYATDANKRLVYLKDRLAKYELSVAEYYTKRGAYVAVVNRAEQMLREFPDTKATHDVLPLMENAYKQLQLNGQADKVAKVIAANPQ, encoded by the coding sequence ATGACGCGTATGAAATATCTGGTGGCGGCAGCCACGTTGAGCCTGGCGCTGGCAGGTTGCTCCACATCCAAGGATGCGGTTCCCGACAACCCACCTTCGGAAATCTATGCTACCGCGCAGCAAAAACTGCAGGACGGTAACTTCAAGGGCGCGATTACGCAACTCGAAGCGTTAGATAACCGCTATCCTTTCGGGCCGTATTCCCAGCAGGTCCAGCTGGATTTGATTTACGCCTACTATAAGGCTGCCGACTTGCCGATGGCTCAGGCATCCATCGATCGCTTCATGCGCCTGAACCCGACGCATCCGAACATCGATTACGTGATGTACATGCGCGGTCTGACCGACATGGCGCTCGATGACAGCGCACTGCAGGGCTTCTTCGGGGTTGACCGTTCGGATCGCGATCCTCAGCACGCTCGCGCTGCGTTCCGCGACTTCAGCCAGTTGATTCAACAATACCCGAACAGCCAATACGCGACCGACGCCAACAAGCGTTTGGTGTATCTGAAAGACCGCTTGGCCAAGTATGAGCTTTCGGTGGCGGAATACTACACTAAACGCGGTGCTTACGTCGCGGTCGTTAATCGCGCCGAGCAGATGTTGCGTGAATTCCCGGATACCAAAGCGACGCACGACGTGTTGCCGCTGATGGAAAATGCCTACAAGCAGCTGCAGCTGAACGGCCAGGCTGACAAAGTGGCCAAAGTGATCGCTGCCAACCCGCAATAA
- the rluD gene encoding 23S rRNA pseudouridine(1911/1915/1917) synthase RluD has protein sequence MAQQVQLTATVAESQLGQRLDQALAELFPDYSRSRIKEWILGDRVKVDGKTSNKPKEKVLGGETVAIDAQIEEEARWEPQDIALDIVYEDSDILVINKPRDLVVHPGAGNPDGTVLNALLHHYPEIADVPRAGIVHRLDKDTTGLMVVAKTVPAQTRLVEALQAREITREYEAVAIGTMTAGGTVEEPIARHSTKRTHMAVHPMGKPAVTHYRIMEHFRAHTRLRLRLETGRTHQIRVHMAYISHPLVGDPLYGGRPRPPKGASEAFINTLRGFDRQALHATMLRLYHPISGIQMEWHAPLPQDMVDLINALKADTEEFKDQMDW, from the coding sequence ATGGCACAACAAGTACAACTCACCGCAACGGTGGCCGAATCTCAACTCGGACAACGTTTAGATCAGGCTTTGGCCGAATTGTTCCCTGATTATTCACGATCTCGCATAAAAGAGTGGATCCTGGGCGATCGGGTGAAGGTCGATGGCAAAACGTCAAACAAACCGAAAGAGAAGGTGCTGGGCGGAGAGACAGTCGCCATCGATGCACAGATTGAAGAAGAGGCGCGTTGGGAGCCGCAGGATATCGCGCTGGATATCGTTTATGAAGACAGCGACATCCTGGTGATCAACAAGCCGCGCGATCTGGTGGTGCACCCTGGCGCCGGTAACCCGGATGGCACGGTGCTCAATGCGCTGCTGCATCATTACCCGGAAATCGCCGACGTGCCGCGCGCCGGCATCGTGCACCGTTTGGATAAAGACACCACCGGCCTGATGGTGGTGGCGAAAACCGTGCCGGCGCAAACCCGGCTGGTGGAAGCGCTGCAGGCGCGTGAAATCACCCGTGAATACGAAGCAGTGGCGATCGGCACCATGACCGCCGGCGGCACGGTAGAAGAGCCTATCGCGCGCCATTCCACCAAGCGCACCCACATGGCGGTGCACCCGATGGGTAAACCGGCGGTGACGCATTACCGCATTATGGAACACTTCCGTGCGCACACCCGCCTGCGTCTGCGCCTGGAAACCGGCCGTACTCACCAGATCCGCGTACACATGGCTTACATCAGCCATCCGCTGGTGGGCGATCCGCTGTACGGCGGCCGTCCACGTCCGCCGAAAGGCGCTTCGGAAGCCTTCATCAACACGCTGCGCGGCTTTGACCGCCAGGCGCTGCACGCCACCATGCTGCGTTTGTATCATCCGATCAGCGGTATCCAGATGGAGTGGCATGCGCCGCTGCCGCAGGACATGGTCGATTTGATCAACGCGCTGAAGGCGGATACCGAAGAATTCAAAGATCAGATGGACTGGTAA
- the yfiH gene encoding purine nucleoside phosphorylase YfiH yields the protein MNSLILPDWPLPPGVKACSTTRGGGISLPPYDSLNLGAHVGDEEQAVKRNRERLVTVAGLPQMPVWLEQVHGTRVVTLTGQAPADLRADAVYSNVPGQVCAVMTADCLPVLFCSQNGDEVAAAHAGWRGLCHGVLEQTVAAFSATPGQIRAWLGPAIGPQQFEVGPEVRAAFIAEDAEAAAAFMPHGDKFLANIYLLARQRLLRAGVQAIYGGDHCTVNEKSHFFSYRRDGITGRLASLIWLI from the coding sequence ATGAATTCGCTCATTCTGCCCGACTGGCCGTTGCCTCCCGGCGTTAAGGCCTGCAGCACCACGCGCGGCGGCGGCATCAGCCTGCCGCCTTATGATTCGCTGAATCTCGGCGCCCACGTCGGTGACGAGGAGCAAGCGGTGAAGCGCAATCGGGAACGGTTGGTTACCGTCGCCGGTTTGCCGCAGATGCCGGTGTGGCTCGAGCAGGTGCACGGCACCCGCGTGGTGACGTTGACGGGGCAAGCGCCCGCCGATCTGCGGGCGGATGCGGTGTACAGCAACGTGCCAGGGCAGGTGTGTGCCGTGATGACGGCGGATTGCCTGCCGGTGTTGTTCTGCTCGCAGAACGGCGACGAAGTGGCGGCCGCCCACGCCGGCTGGCGCGGGTTGTGCCACGGCGTGCTGGAGCAAACCGTGGCGGCGTTCAGCGCCACACCGGGCCAGATCCGTGCCTGGCTGGGGCCGGCGATCGGCCCGCAGCAGTTTGAAGTCGGGCCGGAGGTGCGTGCCGCCTTTATCGCGGAAGACGCCGAAGCCGCGGCGGCGTTTATGCCGCACGGCGATAAGTTTTTGGCTAATATTTACTTACTGGCGCGCCAACGTTTGTTGCGGGCAGGCGTGCAGGCCATCTATGGCGGCGACCACTGCACGGTTAACGAAAAGAGTCATTTTTTCTCCTATCGACGCGATGGAATAACCGGACGTCTGGCAAGTTTAATCTGGCTGATATAA